The proteins below are encoded in one region of Clostridium estertheticum:
- a CDS encoding DnaD domain protein, translating to MSTFMFKNENYKYTPVSNIFIDKFMPRARGEFVKVYLLGLKYCASGEIGATSSVIANTLGLLETDVVNAWNYWNDETIIKMTPIDNMGNFNIEFLDLLDVPNENIQNINLLEELTNSSIKGMLQDIEKLLAKPLSPKEMTMYLSWQKDYNFPPELILLLIQYCVSKGKVDYRYIETIAIAWHDADIKNIEDAQSYIKKHEDKWINIRKILNYLGIKAPEIMKPQEQILDKWINVYKFSLEIIFKACDICFDRLNRADFKYIDGILNSWFKDGINSLEDIEKKDKKHALTTKRNTAGGKPTKGSFNDYEQRAYDFDELEKKLLGWDKND from the coding sequence ATGAGCACTTTCATGTTTAAAAATGAAAATTATAAATATACTCCTGTGAGTAATATTTTTATAGATAAGTTTATGCCTAGAGCTAGGGGAGAATTTGTTAAAGTTTATCTTCTTGGACTAAAGTATTGTGCATCTGGAGAAATAGGTGCTACATCTTCGGTAATAGCAAATACCCTTGGACTCCTAGAAACGGATGTCGTTAATGCTTGGAACTACTGGAATGATGAAACCATAATTAAAATGACTCCAATTGATAATATGGGTAATTTTAATATTGAATTTTTAGACCTTTTAGATGTTCCAAATGAGAATATACAAAATATAAATTTACTCGAGGAATTAACCAACTCTTCTATAAAGGGCATGCTACAGGATATTGAAAAACTATTAGCCAAACCATTATCACCAAAAGAAATGACAATGTATCTAAGCTGGCAAAAAGATTATAACTTTCCCCCAGAATTAATACTTCTATTAATTCAATACTGCGTATCAAAAGGTAAAGTTGATTATAGGTACATTGAAACCATTGCCATTGCATGGCATGATGCGGATATTAAAAATATTGAAGATGCCCAATCTTATATAAAGAAACATGAGGATAAATGGATAAATATTAGAAAAATATTAAATTATCTAGGGATTAAAGCTCCTGAAATAATGAAGCCTCAAGAACAAATACTAGATAAATGGATAAATGTTTATAAATTTTCTCTCGAAATTATATTTAAGGCTTGCGATATTTGTTTTGATAGACTTAACAGAGCCGATTTTAAATATATTGATGGGATTCTAAATAGTTGGTTTAAAGACGGTATAAACTCATTAGAGGACATAGAAAAGAAAGATAAAAAACATGCACTTACTACCAAACGCAATACTGCTGGTGGTAAACCTACTAAAGGTAGCTTTAATGATTATGAACAGAGAGCCTACGACTTTGATGAACTAGAAAAAAAATTACTAGGATGGGATAAAAATGATTAA